A genomic region of Scomber japonicus isolate fScoJap1 chromosome 5, fScoJap1.pri, whole genome shotgun sequence contains the following coding sequences:
- the prr33 gene encoding proline-rich protein 33 has translation MATLPGYKRPKTPTYGIPPSGVSPVAFQRPKTPTQVAHKSKSGYRGLTPAEYAAHGGIKTFSPAFGIASSITATQEEVKSTKEESAEIKTPSQEPSVKAQPTAEVSTVKETPKDVRHENVSATPSIPVIVVTQASDSPGTTLTQETITVSSQVAAKQEHSVIQETPKAKPPTAVVKTPVMEKKIEKVETTVKEVVKPKEKTPEPKQPPPKADNQDPLRAVRRLLGKAPAGTTETKEPAKPKVPTKTISEGSKPVPALPVKVPAKPTGSEDKGKDKAETSPAVKPAPAKKEGDTGLPEAEPLLKVIKKPKGLKASGWSRLKKHMVVEQEEPKFPVLGVQQEATGKDQSTEKLADDTATAKKPDKTAGAQDENQTEDAPKATKMWDAVLFQMFSTKENIMHQIELSKTEKEETKEEKKQQEEDDEEETKEIPSFAHRLPVLLFSPRFDAKKLREAASRPVTKISTVFEMGLIGRKGKDEEPKDFNRTARGFNPS, from the coding sequence ATGGCCACATTACCTGGTTATAAAAGACCAAAGACACCTACATATGGAATACCACCTTCTGGTGTATCACCTGTAGCCTTTCAGAGACCTAAAACCCCAACCCAAGTGGCTCACAAGTCAAAGTCTGGCTATCGTGGATTGACACCAGCTGAATATGCTGCTCATGGTGGAATCAAAACTTTCTCTCCAGCATTCGGTATCGCAAGTTCTATAACAGCAACTCAAGAGGAGGTTAAATCTACAAAAGAGGAATCAGCAGAGATTAAAACACCCAGCCAAGAACCATCTGTGAAGGCACAACCAACAGCCGAGGTGTCTACAGTCAAAGAAACCCCCAAAGATGTGAGACATGAGAATGTTTCTGCCACCCCTTCAATCCCTGTTATAGTTGTTACACAAGCATCTGACTCCCCAGGAACAACGTTAACACAAGAGACAATCACGGTATCCAGTCAGGTTGCAGCAAAACAAGAACATAGTGTGATTCAAGAAACACCAAAGGCTAAACCTCCAACAGCAGTGGTGAAGACTCCAGTGATGGAGAAGAAAATTGAGAAGGTGGAAACAACAGTTAAAGAAGTTGTCAAGCCAAAGGAAAAAACTCCTGAACCCAAACAACCTCCGCCCAAAGCTGACAACCAGGATCCTCTGAGGGCAGTAAGAAGACTTTTAGGCAAAGCCCCGGCTGGGACAACCGAGACAAAAGAACCAGCGAAACCGAAAGTTCCCACCAAGACTATAAGTGAAGGCTCAAAGCCGGTGCCAGCTCTGCCGGTGAAGGTTCCTGCTAaaccaacaggaagtgaagacaaAGGAAAAGATAAAGCAGAAACATctccagcagttaaacctgCACCTGCGAAAAAGGAAGGCGACACGGGCCTCCCAGAAGCCGAGCCTCTTcttaaagtcataaaaaagccaAAGGGACTGAAAGCTAGTGGTTGGTCCCGACTCAAGAAGCACATGGtggtggagcaggaggagccCAAGTTTCCAGTGTTGGGCGTTCAGCAAGAGGCGACTGGGAAGGACCAGAGCACGGAGAAGCTGGCTGACGACACGGCCACCGCTAAAAAGCCTGACAAGACAGCCGGCGCTCAGGACGAGAACCAAACCGAAGACGCTCCCAAAGCAACGAAGATGTGGGATGCCGTCCTCTTCCAGATGTTCTCCACTAAAGAGAACATCATGCACCAGATCGAGCTAAGCAAAACCGAGAAGGAGGagacaaaagaagagaaaaaacaacaagaagaagacgacgaagAAGAGACGAAAGAGATACCCTCGTTCGCGCACCGGTTGCCCGTGTTGCTTTTTAGTCCGAGGTTTGACGCCAAAAAGCTCCGAGAGGCGGCGTCGAGGCCCGTCACGAAGATTTCAACGGTGTTTGAAATGGGGCTGATTGGGCGCAAAGGTAAAGACGAGGAACCAAAAGACTTTAACAGAACGGCGAGGGGTTTCAATCCTAGTTAA